Within Roseibium sp. HPY-6, the genomic segment CCTTCAGGCAACACGGTATCTATCGTGTTGCCGCAGCACTTGGCCCGCCGAAATTCAGTCATTCAATCCTGACCGTCCAACCGATGCATGCCATCCGGAACTCAGGTCGATGTGCTGAAGTGAATGCTCTTCGATGAGATCCTCATAGCCCTCCGGTAGAAAGGACTGGTCCCAAGCATCGCCGAAGCGCTGTTTGATAGCGTCGAAGTCTTTCCAAAGCGATGCGAATACGAGCGTATCCTCGTCGCTCTCGATCCCGCGACCGAAAAAGTAACCCTCATTTCCCGGCTCGTTTCTGACAACATTGGCTGAAGTTGTGGCGAACTTACCGAGGAGCGTTTCTTCGCACCCGCGTTTCGACTTCACCTTG encodes:
- a CDS encoding antibiotic biosynthesis monooxygenase, encoding MVAQSNERGPILRLFKVKSKRGCEETLLGKFATTSANVVRNEPGNEGYFFGRGIESDEDTLVFASLWKDFDAIKQRFGDAWDQSFLPEGYEDLIEEHSLQHIDLSSGWHASVGRSGLND